The Kitasatospora albolonga nucleotide sequence GGGACCGCCGGCTGTCGGCCCTGCGGTCCGTCTGGAAGGCGCTGCGCCCGCTGGGGCTGGGCCTGTGGGAAGCCGAGCGGGTGGTCCACGCCCGGTACGAGGCCCTGGGCGACCGCGTACAGCGCACGCCGCCCGATCCGCTGGATCTCCCCGCGCTCGCGTCCCGCGCCGAGGCTCTCCCGGGCCGGGTGGCGGCGGTGGAGGCGCTCTGGGACGGCGATACGGTGCATGACTGGTTCGTCCTCCTGGTCGCGGTTCTCGACGCCCCGGAGGGGGAGGGCCGCCTGGCAACGGTCCTCCACCGGTCTGACGGCCCCCCTCCTGGCCCTGCGGCCGCCGAGGCCGGGCGGGCACTGGCCGACCACCTCGGTGTGCCCTTCCACTTCGCGTCCCCGGACACCCCTGATGACGAGGCGCCGCGCTGGAGGGAGATCCGGCGGCTGACGGAAGGGCCGTGACCGGAGGCGCAGACGGAACGCGCCGCCCGCCAGGAACGCGCCGCCCCCAGGAAGGCCCGCCCCCCAAGAAGGCCCGACCACAAGGTGCCTTGGGCAGTTCTCGCTGCCCGCCCCGCGATCAGCGCAGTCACGGCCTCCGGCGAATAGCCGGGTCCGGTCCGGATTGCCTGGGTACGGATGGGCCGTCGGCCGAACGGAGGGTCTCCCCCGCGACACGGGCACGGTCCCTCGCCTCCGGCGGCGGGGCGAGAGCGATTCCGGCGTTCGTGAGGATTCCCAGGTCCAGGGTCCAGGCGGTCTGTGAGCGCTGCTCCCACAGGGCGAAGGCGGAGCTGATGTGCAGGCGGGCCTGCGACTCGCTCATCCTGGTGACCCGCACCAGATGCGCGAGGGCCTGCCTCTCGACCCCGCGGACCTGCGCATAGCCGAAGTGCGTGACCGTGTGGCAGTCGGTGCAGAGGCAGATCAGCCGCTTGAGGGTCTGTACGCGTGCCGTGTCGTCGAAGACCCACCGCTCGTGGGCCTCCAGCCACCGCCCGGTCCCGCGGTCCTCACCGGCCCCGCAGATCTCGCACCGCTGCCCGGCCCGCCCGGTGATCATGCGGCGGAGGCGTTCCCAGTCCCTCGCGTCCACGCAGGAGCGGACGTTGGTGAACCAGCAGGTGCTGGGCACCAGGTCGACGAAGAGACCACTGCCGAGGCTCCGGTCCTCACCGGGAAGCAGGTCGGGGATGTCCGGGGCAGGCGCCCACCGCTGAAGCTCCGCGATCCCGCTGCGGGGCGCGTACCAGCGCTTGGCAGCAGGGTCCCAGCGTGCCCCGCCCTTCTTCGCCTCGTCCTTCTCGGCGAAGGGAACGTCCAACCAGATCCGTTCACCTGCCATGGGGCACCCTTCTGTTCATTTCCGGGATTC carries:
- a CDS encoding DNA primase — translated: MAGERIWLDVPFAEKDEAKKGGARWDPAAKRWYAPRSGIAELQRWAPAPDIPDLLPGEDRSLGSGLFVDLVPSTCWFTNVRSCVDARDWERLRRMITGRAGQRCEICGAGEDRGTGRWLEAHERWVFDDTARVQTLKRLICLCTDCHTVTHFGYAQVRGVERQALAHLVRVTRMSESQARLHISSAFALWEQRSQTAWTLDLGILTNAGIALAPPPEARDRARVAGETLRSADGPSVPRQSGPDPAIRRRP